The DNA segment TGAATATTAAGGCTTATATGATCACGTTGAATACATTTTGcttcaataacttttattaacagaaaaaattgaaatttatacaatATCTCTAAGACTTCAGCAATGGAGGACTGTGGTCTGAATATATACAATGGGCTCAGTCAAATGGTGAAATTACTAAACATTACAAAATGAATTTTCCCTTTGCTAGGTTATTACAAACTAGAATAGAGATAGGCGTGTCCTATATCAGACAATATATGTGAGCAAAAatcttatatttattaaatacatCTTCATACACGTGTTAATccagtatatatttttaaatatacatGGAGTTTCTATAGTCACTAGGTCTACATATATCATAATATAGTACATGCACTTAATAAAAACTAATTACCAAATTTGCTCATAATTGATTGGAGCATAATTACCAAATTTGCCCATGCTTACCAAATAATCCTATGGCGAATTGTATCAGACCCAAAGCCATGGCTTTGTCCCTGGGATCGACACAGCGGAGAATGAGCAGCATACTGCCCACCTCTGATGTGGAATGCACAAACACGAACAGTGAGAAGAGCATTATGTAGAGCACGAATGTGTCCTGATGACAACTCTGCTTGCAGTACCCCACCGTTGCACTGCTACTGTTCAACTCGTTCGGCTGCATACATGAACAGCCTGTGAACTACAATCAAAATCAACATGTTAGGTAAGAAATGAACAGTGTAGGTACAATCTACAGTGTATGATACTTTTACAGTTAGAGGAAatccattattttattgatgggATTTCATTCAGAGAGATTAGCCCAATATAACACTGCGTGACAGcaattttatatgcttttgatACTGATTCGTAAAACTAGTACCTCATTAttcaatagatttatttatatgaTACTTTATTTCacttataaataattttgaattattgagatCTAATTGTTCGTTTTTCAAGTAATATGTTAGTATTTCAGCAGATCATAATAGCGATTTCTTAAACGTTTTCAAAGGAATAGAGAGAACTGAATTCCGAGAAATATTGTAACTTCGAAAGATATTTTCATGAATATCTAGAATGGTACAGTAGTGAATAGAACTTCTCATCACTATGAATCCAACTTTAGGTTTTTACAATAGAAAGCCACGGCATTGATCCGTTTGCAGACCGTTTCCAAACCTTCAAGAAATCCTAGCATATCGCTCTATAGCTGACTcatgattgatgaaaaataaaataatatgctaAACtccctcaattttttttcttttcaagtcCTATCCTTTCTCTATTCTTCATTAACtttattttactgttattattttattttttatttttactattatcatgattttttttcatttggccTCATTTCGCCTCTTCTTATCATATtagtattcaaaaatattgtttactattgttttttttttcattctttttgCAACAAATATATGTGACTACGCTAGTTGATGTCAATAAGGCTGTTCATGGATTTATTCTGTGATTtctgtatgtaaataaataaatcctggGATAACAATTTTTGAACTAGTCAGTCAAAAATGCATTCatcattcaagttttttaattcttaatttcaACAAacttaaattgaatcaaataatgcAGATTATATTGATTAAAATAGGAAGCGGGGAATAATGAATGTTGATATGAAAACAAAGAATACTGCAATCAAGCAATTgcttaataaatttttattcaaatcatgAGTGAAAACAATATTCATTCGAACACAGATCAACTAAATTAtctgataaaaaaatattattttctattatgtGGTTCTATGATATCGTGTTTGActgggaaaataaaaatattggtaACATTCATTTCCTTTTTCGAGAAAGAGTATGACCTTGAGATAATTCCATTATTAGCCTATTAATTCACAAATAAGTTATTTTcgataataaataacataataatgaatgaaattcatgcAATTAGGTTGTGATTAATTCAATAGCTTTGCCAAATGATTCTGAGAATTGTTATTAACTATACATCAACATTTAATAattcatgtattattttcaagataGTGAACTACACAATTTTTGCCAataaaaagtttcaattttcacCAATTGAGAAACTCAGTCAACAATGATAATATTGATGACTGCAGTGAAATGAGGGCGAAAGATACTTGCAAAAATATaatgtgaaaattataaagataataaattgagagttatcaattattggaaattagGAGTGAATTTAACAagagataaattgaaatttctatgCAATATAGGCAATAGACTACACGGTAATTAAAACAAATAGTATGTAAACTCACATTTGTAACTTTTCCTTGTTCTATTGTGACATCTTGACATCCCGCGTAGCATGCTGAGAAATAGGTTCGATCATCAGAGCCACAAATTGGACTGAATTTTTTGCGGTCACATGCACAAGTAGTATTGCAAACAGGTTGTAGCATGAGTCTTCTGAAAGAAACCAAGAAAAAGTATAGGttatttacacatttttgtCATTTAATCGCCGTTATAAAGTCAATTacttgatagaaaaaatatattgtttagcCTACTTATATTGACTGAAAGATTTTACCAAAATCCgggaaattattaaaatttcccGGAAGGATATATTTTCAGAATGTTggcaaaattaaaattaaaaaatgaaacctGCTCTTCAATCAGTTGTTCTGCAAAGGATTTTAATTGTGTTAAATTAGTCTACCATGTTTCATGTTCTCTTAATAAacaaataagctttatcaatcAGGGCCATGCCCCATACAACGAGTTGCACACCAACAATACACAAATCATAACAAtagcaaaaataaaatacaggaAAAAATTGACAATCACAGAACCCCACTCATAACATCtcttaataaataaaacatcagtataataatgattgttttcctataaaatgtttttcacttaataaatgaagcattttaaaaattagaaaaatatccaaacaTCGATCAATACATATTTGTAGTACAGTCTCATTCAATATTGTGTTACACTATCATCAATATTTGTAGTATTTCTTGTACATCAATATTCGTACATCCACTTTGAGATTTCTtaaggaaattatatttattattattttattgtaatttttctcaCTATTCACAATTCTCCTGCTATTTGATTGCGCATAATGTGATTTCTTGTGAACTCTAAGCCTCAAATATGGAATGAGTGAATTgatcataataatgaataatgaaacaaaataattcatgaaataaacatacaaaataaatggaaaaataactCACCCATCATCGGTCTCATGTAGACCTTCAATGTCATTCATTGGAcacccaacagccattagtaTCCCCATtcctgaaaaataaatattaattttcaaagattttgtACCGATTTGTATTATACTAaagatttgataaaaaaattatctgaattgaataaaataacttcctcttcaataattattgatatacaaaaataacaattattcgtcattcaatacaataattatgtttatttcaaATTGCATATTGACACAAGTTGGAAAAAGAACCCATCGATTGtcgaagaaaaagaaaaggttTTCTAAATCAATTGTTGATTTTATCATAATAGAGAGCATAGGCGAATACGCATTTTATATGTTTCATCATAGAGAAAGCATAGCCAAATATACGCATTCTTCTTCAATCTCTAAGATATTATCCTGAATGAGTCTTTCctgtcatattatttgaaaggtTTCAAGGATCTTTGATCTAAGAATTGAAACAGAAATTGAAACGTTATTAGAGTAAATGGATGTCCAAATTGTTTAGAATGACATTTCGGAAGGAGTTATCATTGTATATATTTAATTTCTGAGCTATCTGTAGTGAATGCCGTGATTAAAGGGTAATGATTTTTGTAGGAACTGCACATAaggaataataattacaaaactATTCAATTAGCTGGACGTACATGTTCGGAAGGTGTTCAAGTAATGATcagaagaaaaattataatgaacggtactcaaaatgaatttttgaattccAATAACTTTTTACTATTGAGATTTAAACTTAAGAGAAGGGAGGTCCTCAAACTGAAGTTGAGTTTCAGTCTTATTCTACAAAAAAGCTGTTCTTTCTTCAatacacaactagtttcaaaactatgaatttatttacCAAGAAATTTGTGCTTATTCAATCTGAAATACTTTTGTGTACTGTAATGGATGATCTTACCAACAGCATAAATGACAGCAGTGAATGCAATCCATCCAGCAACAAATTTCGCATTTGGCTTCACTCTCAAGATAAATACTCCTGATAGGATAATTCCCAGGCCCATCACCAATATTCCTCCAGTTCCTGTAAAGAAATAAAACAATGAGAAACAAACGTttttgaaaccagaaatgaACAACACTGAACTGTTTGTTCTCCTGGAAATCTGGGCCTATCACTAGCAGAATAGTTTGTACTTATCAATCCTATTATTCAAATACATAAGCATGCACTTATTCACTGATTCAAGAACATCCCAAAAATTATGTAaacttttgaattgaatgatCCCAAAATGGAACTCATGAAGATAGTTCAACCTCTAGAAGTATTGGAATATGGgtctataaaaatgaatttttgtgACTGGATGCTTTTTTAGCTAccgtatatatttttcaataatcgtATGACACCTTCTTCGCTATACTCAACTTTGATGAAGATCATTTAGTTCATACGGGAAATTAACTAACACATAACAACAATACTCCATACATAGGCCTACTAGGTTCAAATTCCATTCGTTCACCATAAATAGTCTTTTTCATACCTTAAACCTGTAGTGATTAGACACACAGGGAATAACAAAACTTGACAACCATTTTatttaatgtttgaaaattattattgaaattttacaaCAAACAAATTGTTCGGGGAGGAGGTACTGCCATATCTAATCTCTCAGATTACTCTGCACATGAATGATAAAATCAATGAATAAGTTTACAGGTATAGAAGTTCAAGACCCTATTAAATCATCGCATTGCCATTTCAATGGTGATGATAATTACACATGATACTCAACTCATGAAACTTACGTAGGGGGTATATAGGCCTATACTCAGCAAAAATAAACCTGAACGGATATAATAGTGGAAACTATTTGATATTGATTTCATCGAGAGAGCGAGAGCGCTTTATTGTTATTTACCTGAAACTAGATTAGCATCGTGAGCAGCCAGTCGGAATTGAGATTCCAAGTACTTGGGCAGGAACGTGTAGAGGCCGGCAATGGGCAGCAGATGCAGCACACTGCTTGCCGTTCTGAACATGAGTATATCGTTTTTCAGCAGTCTCTTGACTGCCTTGGGAAAATCTCTGAGACTAGGGTTTCGGCGGCCACTTCTCGGCTCCACGGATTTGGCGAGGGCAGTTGTCGGTCGGTGCGAGCCGAGTCGCTTGGGGAACATGAACATGGCGGACGAGACGAGCATGAGGGTGGAGGAGACGATCACCAGCCCCAGCCACCAGGCACCCACCCAGCGGGGGTCTTTGGGGGTGATGTGGGGGGTGACCGACAGGTCGGCGTAGAGTCGGGTGCATAGCGAGCCCAGGATGAAGCCGAGGGCAGGACCTAGGATGCGCACGCCGATTGTGATGGCGAAGTAGAGAGGCGACTCCCGAGAAGCGACATTGTCGTCTATGAAGGGGATGCCGAGGGTGTAGACGGCTGTCTGGCCCATGCCGACGCCCAGCAGGCTGACGAAGAATATGGCGAGGACGACGTTGGTGATCTTGGAGTGGGCGTCCTCGCGAGCACGGGTGCTGTCCTCGCAGGTCTCGTGGTTGGTGAGTTGTGAGTTCTGGTACATGGGTAACTCGGGTGCGCGGCACACGTTCGGCTGCACGGCGGTGGCGTCAAAGGTTGCGTTGACCGGCGGCGCCGCGGCGCGATACAGTGCGTCATTCGCTTGCAGCAGCTCCTGGCCGTAGATGAAGTGCGGCGTGGCGCAGGCGAAGCAGCAGACTGCAAACAGCACCATGCCGCATGCGATCCAGCGCGGCCGATGGCCCTGTCCGCCGTAATAGGTCAGCAGCAGCGACGAGCCGATCTGGCCGATCTCGGTCGCACTCATTATCATGCCCGTCGTCTTGCTCTGCAGACGGAACAGCTTCTCTATCGTTGTTATCACGCTCACAAAGTACGTGTAGTACATGCCCTGCAGCACCCACGTCACGCAGAATGTCACCAGGAATGCCTGCTTCGACGCGAAGATCTGAAATCAAACCAAAATTAGTTTAATATAAATGCATGTACTTTATTACAAGCAATTAAATGTATGTATTGTgtgaaaattgttattgtaacccacttaaataatttaaaagagtTCTTCATTCTCCGTATGGGTTCTAATATCGGTACCTACAATAACAGTGATACTGTGACACATTGGTACAGTGTCACCAAGTATGTTTATCAGTTTATAAATTCAGAAAAGATACTGGAATATAAGTATGATAAGAAATTCTTATCGTAGCTTGGTTTGTATTGATAGTTCCCTGCATTCgcataattttaaattaatttcgtCTTTATAGAGTTATGGAATCTCTCAAGGAATACTATGGGTGAATTCGACAAATTAGATATTTGAACAAGGTCAAACTGAAGCAAACCTTATGGGTTCTTTTAGGCCACTCTATATAAAATTTTATGACAAGTGTATGGACCATAGTATTAtattttgtatcatgattaTGAGGGAATCGACAATAATAGTACAAAACGGggtagttgaaaaatattaaagttTTCCCTATatctctatttatttattaaatagggtaaatattatatttatatttctttattcatatatATGGGAtttaagtatatatatatatattcgtaTATCTTGGATAATATAAGATATATTCATCTTCTTGGATCTATGGGGATATCCTTTCATTCGTTGAGTATATTGGACAATATTGGACAATATTGAAATGGAAGTTACCTGCATCCACCAGGGACTGCATGGTCCCAGTCCACACTGCAACTGGTCCTCGTCCTCAGTGTCGAGGGGCAGTCGCTCACCGCCCCCGCGCTGGGCTGCTGCCACCCCCGATGAGCCGTTCTGCGGCGCCAGCAGTGGACCGCCTCCATTGCCATTCACCGCCTCCTTGTCGCCGCTCCACAGCGACACATCTGTCTGCACCGGATCCTTGATCACTTCGACTACCGCTTCCTTCGTCACCATTCTCGCCTACCATTCGGTCAGGCTCTGCAACACACAGTTTAGACCTACAATTAAGATGTTATCCAATCAAGTGATGTATAACTACGTATGTCTTTGTTTTATCTAATTcatatttgtaatataaatgGGCAATGAAGAAATAAAGTTCAGTAATGTGATTTTATTGGCTATCTGAAAACTAGAATACCTCATTTGGCACTAGCAGGTATCCCGTGCTTTGCACTGAGGAAATTTTAAATTGCAATctccttatgtccaggaaacatggaaaaaatctatattttgtCGAAATTACTTGAATAATCTCCgtcattcttgaaaaaaataaagagttggattggtacatgtataagccaattccttcctttataatATCAAAGATAGATGGATAAcaactaaagaaaaatatcacaaactGAAACCTTGAcgaatttaaaacttgacggactgaaaacttgaagaattgaaaatatacatataaCCAACCTTGGAAAAAATATGAGTCTCCTTGCAAAATTCTAAGTTAACTAGTTTAGTTAAGTAGTAAGTTTTAGTTAGttaagtagttcagacgtgataatgcgtcattcgtgtatttcctatcctgtacttTTATAAGCCAATTTTTGTCatttgcagctttaatataataagattacATTGTTATCTGATAAGGCATAAGGGTATAAGGATAGGTGTATAAGGATGAGGCATTATTGTAAGAGAAGGTTTCAACTTGACGACCAAGTTAtgataagttattattattcttcaatgttggTTTGACAactattattagaaatattacaaattatattttacaaatattattattattcatattattgtaAGAGAACGTATTCAAGGGTTTATAATTATTCCAAGCTACAATATAAGTCTTGAttaacatcattattattttcaatttttgagtaTTTTTTTCACTATTGAATAGGACATTTCAAAAATCCTACATTGGATGAAATCGTTTGTTAAGATGAAAGTTAcataattcttcaatattcaaaGTATAATCTTTATAACCAGAAACAACTGGTCAGACATTCATGAATAGTCAAGGACCCAGAAGAATAAATTACGATGTGCTCACTTCTAATAATATTACGTTGAATCGACATCAAAGTATGCatgataatatttatgtattagAAGTCCAAGTTGTGTTTCTTGTGATAGGGGAAGAAAATCGATGATCTTGCAGCAGTGCCATCACATCACCTTGAAGAATTTCAAATGAAGTTTATCGTGTGTGGTGATGATGTGCGTGAGTGGTGGTAATCCTTTGTGGGGATCTGCTGGCTGGAGATAATCAATGAGCTTGCTGGCTGATGGCTGGTCCTGAATGCACGTGTAGAATATTGGCAGACTCGCAGCAAAGCCAACTTTGCCTGCCAGAGAGGCCTCTTCACCTGACACTATGGAATGCGTTCCCCTAGGCAAATTCCTATCTCATGACCATCTTTTCTCTTTTAATGAACTGGTGAATCTTCGCATTAATGACAATTGACTACAGTGGGAAGGACTAGAAGTTTAGAGTCAAGTGCAGTCGCACTTGATAACTTACGGTAGTATTAATTCATCATTTACCAGTCAGTGAGTTCACTCATTTCTTTCagtttctttcaataatatattttgttgatggatTCGTATGGAGCAAATACTGTAAGAGCCAGGAGTATCAATAATCAATAGGTATCAATAATTCCAGGAAATATCAGACGTTCgtttttcatcattatcaaATCGGAGATTCTCATGTTCTATGATAACATTTTCTCAGAATATTTTAATAACCCATTCAGTACACAGTTGAGAAGAAAATCTAACATACATAATACGGTGTTCAATGAATTGCAAagtaatgagaataaaatacagcgttcatgaaattgaattatatcaCACAAGTTTATGTTCTGGGAAACCCCAGTTGCCTAGAAGACAGCGCTTAGACAATCATGTTAAGCTCTCAACAAATGCAAAAAACAGTAGACATGTCTAGCTCACTACTGTTCATCATTGTTGTGTCTGTCTCTGATGAAGGATACACTAATGTTAATTGATGTATGACTGGTGGAACCGCCCCTAGCAGTGATGACGTAGCTTTCTTCcgaattaaataataaaaaagctaTCTATTTACATGTTTATTGGCGGTTGTGCAGGCTCATTGAGTGCGCTGCGCCGTCTCCGACTCACGACCTTGGCCCTGATCGAGTTCAATGCCAGCTTACAAGTCATATTACAGCCAAGCTACTACGCTCTACTACAACTACAAcgctcaataataataattacagtatttttgtAGCCAAGTGATGTCCGCACTTCACTTTTGATTTTTCACTGAAGAACTCTGTTACTAAAATCACTACAATGACCTCTATGAGATATAAGAAGTTGTGTCAGTGATATATTGTATTCAAAATTGAGAATTTACTACCCTTAAAAAACTACCCTTATCATAATTTACGTTTTCGTAAATTAACTTGTTGAACTATTGGAAGATGCTTCCTCTCATCCTCCTAGCACTAGCATGCAGTCTACTTGATACTTTTACAGGACTCAATCAagattatttcatcaaattcgCTAGATTATCGAGAGTCTCAAGATTGCATGAACTTTCTATCGATACAActaaagaaaatagaatttctcattatttgaaatatgtaaGGAAGCAAGTAAGAAAACACTATGGTCTATACGCGTATTATTATTAGGAACATTATCATATTCCTGATAATGATTGGATTGATCTATAAATAGTAATATAGCAACTTTTTGCTAAGGGTTATTTCAACATGAGTTCTAGGCTTGTGTTTGAGTTGGGAATGATGTGAATAAGAAATGAAACGACCTATACAGCTTTACGTGTTTTCGAAGTTTCTCTTACAATACTATATAGTTACGTGGGTTCTTCACTGGGACGTTCTAGTGTTAACTCATGGGACGGGTTTAGCAGGCGCACGTTACTTTCTTTTCAAatctgagtgccggttgcacaaaagtcggttaaattgtaattgtgattgatgacacaagaaccaatcaaaaaaaccttctctgattggttctcgtgaaatcaggttaatcacggttaaaatttaaccggctcttgtgcaaaCGGGCCTGAGCGATTTAAATCCGAGCGACCACGGAGCCAATAGCTACTTcccattttcaaataattatttgcgTTCTCAGTCACTTCTATTCgatatatatttccaattctcaATTTGATATTAGTTTTATACCACAATGATTGTATTGGATATCAGTGACGCCAATGGTCAATCAGTGTTGAAAATTGAGTGTAGGTCAATCTCATAAACAAATTGTTTGGATAGATTACGATGTTTTGAATATTAGATATGTTATTTGGACTCGTAAAAGATATACTAATAAATTCTCTTCGATCTTACTTCTCTTCTAAATCCTTTATTTTGATGGTTCAGATCTATCAACTCCACTGTTTTATCTCACTTAATAGAAACTTGAACTCGGAGTAAAACTTCAAGGAGTATTCTATTAGTCCTTCGTGAAACAATAATatgtgattattattaaacgaaaatccaaattaattcattagcatttgaataattgcgaTATTCCAGTAATTACCACCAATAATATGTGATTTTCCTCCTGGAGTGGTGAAATTGGTGATTGGTAAAATAACGTATGAATGATAAATCTCATGGGAGTATGGTATATGAAGCTATTGACTAAAGAAtgctaaaaaatgaaaatgtgatGCTGTTGCTGTAACAAATCTAACTGTAAAGAAAAAATTCTT comes from the Nilaparvata lugens isolate BPH chromosome 1, ASM1435652v1, whole genome shotgun sequence genome and includes:
- the LOC111047500 gene encoding solute carrier organic anion transporter family member 74D; the protein is MVTKEAVVEVIKDPVQTDVSLWSGDKEAVNGNGGGPLLAPQNGSSGVAAAQRGGGERLPLDTEDEDQLQCGLGPCSPWWMQIFASKQAFLVTFCVTWVLQGMYYTYFVSVITTIEKLFRLQSKTTGMIMSATEIGQIGSSLLLTYYGGQGHRPRWIACGMVLFAVCCFACATPHFIYGQELLQANDALYRAAAPPVNATFDATAVQPNVCRAPELPMYQNSQLTNHETCEDSTRAREDAHSKITNVVLAIFFVSLLGVGMGQTAVYTLGIPFIDDNVASRESPLYFAITIGVRILGPALGFILGSLCTRLYADLSVTPHITPKDPRWVGAWWLGLVIVSSTLMLVSSAMFMFPKRLGSHRPTTALAKSVEPRSGRRNPSLRDFPKAVKRLLKNDILMFRTASSVLHLLPIAGLYTFLPKYLESQFRLAAHDANLVSGTGGILVMGLGIILSGVFILRVKPNAKFVAGWIAFTAVIYAVGMGILMAVGCPMNDIEGLHETDDGRLMLQPVCNTTCACDRKKFSPICGSDDRTYFSACYAGCQDVTIEQGKVTNFTGCSCMQPNELNSSSATVGYCKQSCHQDTFVLYIMLFSLFVFVHSTSEVGSMLLILRCVDPRDKAMALGLIQFAIGLFGNVPCPIVYGAVVDSTCLYWEDIPCNKKGACWLYNTKVFRWFYHGTTGGIMMCAFLVDIIVWYKAGNINFVDEQVPVQEEELNPITRKEEETNSSKSQITYLAESTA